AACGTTGATTAATGATGAAGAGACcggaaataataaagaaaaaacgtGACCCAAAtaagtttttttaaatactggaaCGAGACCCATAAGTTGTCACAAGTAGGGAGTGCTCCATTTATCCTCCAGTTCAGCCCAGTTCCGGCTACAAGCGCCGGTATACCTCATTATCAAATTTCACGTAAAGTCTAAGGTCTGCTAAATTTTGTGAGGTCTACGACGCCATCTCGTGGCCGCAACACACATAATACAGTGCCACTGTGACGCGTTTCATTCTGGGAAATGTAGTACTTTTGTTGCTAAAATTCATGAAGActttgaattaaaacaaaataacgtttaaaaaagtaaacatttatacatatttaaCTTAGACTGTGTTAAATTGCTTTAATAATGCGAAAAAAACGATTAAATGCCCATTATCCTTAGATATCAGTCTATGCGTAAACTACACTAACCACCACGGTAGCGCTGGTTGTTTATGCTGTCGACAGTGGATGGCAGCGTTTGCTGCGGAGCTTCAGAGAATAAAGAGCACGCCGGCGGTGGCAAAATAGTCCGTTTTCGTGATATTGTGCAGCAAACTATTCACTTAGTTAATGTTTCCGCTGCTCATGACTTCTGCCTTTGCCGTTGAGGGCGAATACCGGAAGTGTCTCATAGATAACAGTTATCGCAGACCGTTAGCTATAACGTTAGCTAATCCGGAGACGGGATGTAAATTAATCCAGACGGGACCAGCCCCAGGAGCCGGTATCAGCAGGCAGTCACACCCTTGTCTGGAGCTACTCAAAGAACCCTGCGCCGACTAATATGAAACTGCTTCACATATCACGGTGTTTTATATAAATACACGTTAGCCACGGACTGCTGAAATTGATCTTCTGAGCGCCAGTTTGAGTTAACTGAGAAGTGTGGAGGGGATATGACTGACTCATCATCATGGCATGGACAGAGGAGATAACCCCGATCAGTCTGTCTGCTGCAGTGCCAACCCGACAGCCGCACAACTAGCCAGACAGCTAAGTTACTTACACACTAATCCGTTTTTATTACACACTCCCCCTTGTAGCGGCATTATGAACGGCCCTCTGTACACCTTTGTTTCCCGTGACGACAACAGCACTGTTTATGCTGAAGTTTCCAAAATCCTACTATCAACTGGACAATGGAAGAGGCTGAAAAGGGACAATCCCAGATTCAACCTGATGCTCGGTGAACGAAACAGATTACCCTTTGGGCGTTTAGGTaagtgatttttctttcttatttcttaGGAAGTGTTGTGGGCTGTTTCTTGGTGTTAACCCTCTCGGGATGAGAAAGCAGCTGAGGGTGTGCAGGGCTGCATCCTGTCTCAGTGCACTGAATCGACTTTAAAGGATCTTTACTGTGACCTCTACAGGCCATGAACCTGGACTGGTGCAGTTGGTGAATTACTACAGAGGGGCAGACAAGCTTTGCAGAAAGGCATCCCTGGTCAAGTGTGTACAAATCTTTGATTCATGCCATCATTAATGACACTAACACTGCAGTTTATTATATGACCACTTTATTTCTGACCTCTAGGCTAATAAAGACCAGCCCAGAGCTGTCTGACTCCAATAACTGGTTTCCAGAATCCTACATCATCTACCCCACTAACCTCAACACACCTGTTGCTCCTGCTACAAATGGGATCAGTCATCTGAAGAACAATCCTAAGACAGATGAGCGGGAAGTTTTCTTGGCCTCCTATCATGCTAAAAAAGAAAGTGGAGAGGGTACAGTGTGGATAGCCAAGTCCTCTGCTGGAGCTAAAGGTGACATATATTTTAAGTATTTCTTTGGTTAAAAACGAGACACTAGTTTGAAGCTTAacttatgtgtgtgcatgtttgtttgttttttttttttaaattgcaataGGTGCTGGTATTTTGATATCCCACGATGCTAATGAGTTGCTGGAGTATATTGACAATCAGGGACAGGTTCATGTTATTCAGAAGTACCTGGAGAAACCTCTGCTTCTGGAGCCAGGACATCGGAAGTTTGACATCAGGCAGGTCTTTTTTGCCAGCCATAAACCTGCAGAGAAAGCGTTGCTGTGTCCTGACTCTGTAACTTAGTTTTATGTTTTGCTATTGCTAGGAGCTGGGTGCTAGTGGATCATCAGTATAACATCTACTTATACCGTGAGGGCGTGCTGCGGACCTCCTCGGAGCCCTACAACAGCTCAGACCTCCAGGACATGACCAGCCACCTGACCAACCACTGCATCCAGAAGGAGCATTCCCAGAACTACGGACGATATGAGGAGGGGAACGAGATGTTCTTTGACGAGTTCAGGGTCTACCTGCTGAACACTCACGGTGTCACTCTGGAGACCGCCATATTACCTCAGATAAAGCAGATCATAAAGTAGGCTCCTTATctggtgtttttattattacactAAAAGGCATAAtggttattttttaattataaatcaGTGTCACAGCTCAGTGTCACACATGAAATTTCTTAGACATCACTTGGCTGAGCTATATACTAAAACACAAATGTCCAGCTCAGTCAGATTGTGCTTTTAACAGTCTTTAAACTGCCAGCTCCCTAATACAAAGTCTGTGTGATGCCTGATTGAGCCCATGTGAGAGTAATTGTCCAGAAAATTCACAGTGAGAGGTTGGGCGTCATGTGTCCTGCTTCCTTAATGCTCTACTCAGAGAGCTCTCTTGTCTAAACCACTCAGAGTAATTCTAGCTGAGAACATGTCTGATATGGACTGTCTCCTCATATTGTTCCATTAATATCACCATCTGGTTTCACAGGAGCTGTCTAACATGCATCGAGCCCGCAATCAGCACCAAGCACCTGTCCTACCAGAGCTTCCAGCTTTTTGGATTCGATTTCATGGTGGACGCGAACTTCAAAGTGTGGCTCATTGAAATCAACGGCGCTCCAGCCTGTGCACAGTCAGTACCATTCAGTGTCCTttaccaccttttttttttttcttttcatacatttctgtttaacatttgaaatgtttacTCCGTTCCTCCTGCAGGAAACTATATCCAGAATTATGTCAAGGCATTGTGGACGTGGCCATTTCCAGTGTCTTCACCCTAAGCAGCGGCGGTGACTCCTCTTCTGCCTTCTCTTCTCCCTACTCCTCCTCCCCATCTTCATCCTCATTGTTCACTACCAACTCCTGTTCCTCTCCCAAGCTGAGGGCGCCTCTTCACGTGGGCCCTTTCACCCGCCTATAAGCACATGCACAAATACCCCCTCACCCCTGTTTTTTCTGTGCTAGAAGCTTCTTCCATCCCCCATCCTGCTGCCGAGCCGTTCGTTCATACTTTTGCACATGTTGGCCCGAGGGAGACTTTCTCTTCAGGGACTTCTGAACTGCAGGAATGATCCGCACTGTCCTGATTATGCATATTATGAATGCGAGGATGGCAATGAACTGGTCAGTAAACGTCCTCGTTTCCTTGTTTCTGAACGATGAAAGACTTCCCCGAGCAGATTGATGGAGTTGTGATAGATGCAGAGACGCTCCAACTGAGACTGTAGTGCCTTACATTTCCAACCACTCTCCCTTAAAAAGACTGCCAGTTAGCTTGCTCTGTTACAGTGAGTTGTACTTGTTCTTTAAGCTTTTGCACTGTTgctcaataaaaacacaacGGTCCATAAGAACTAGCATTAAACAGACATTTGACATCTTAGTGAACTTATGGAAGTTTGAGTGCTAATTCTCATCAGacacttcttgtttttttttagtcactTTTTATAGTTTACTTGCAATCAAGTTTGATTGACAGATGTTAGAAATGATCAAGAAGCTCCAGAGACTGATGAGGTTAAACTCTACTTTATTATGCTAACACAATGTGTCTGATGAGCTAAACATTCAAGATGTCAAGGTTGGCCTTGAAATAGAGCATTCCTCTCGACTTGACCATGTGGACATTACATAATATTTGCATTCAGGGCAGCTGGGTGGCACAAGTAAGCAGGGAGACTGTGCTTCAGCTGTAAACCCAGGAGTGAGTCTGCTagaagagaaaagggaaaacTCCCTCTGTAATAATTCTTTAGGAAAGTCTTTCAGACACTGTGTTTTATGTGATTTGAAGAGAGCATGTTTGTGTGAAAGCATGTAGCATACACCCCAGCCCCAGCTCTGTTTGCTGTAAAGAACcatctgtattttatttctgatGTATGACAAGCTAGACTGTCATTGTAAAGTGTCGTGTGGGTTTTGTTATTGAGCTGTTGAAATGAACGTAGACTAGATTGTACAGAGTGTCTTGCTGATTATTTAAAACATTCAACAACCCCATGAAATGAAACTTTGATGAGATATTACGAAGCTGATGAAATGCTTCTTCCCCTGGTGTTGGAAAACATGCCGTGGCGAGTGTGTCATTACCAAAGAAAAGTCCGTGACGGTAATGATGTCACAGTACTCTCAGTGGTTAATTTCATAAGAACTTGGTCTTGTTTTGCTTTATGGGGTCCttaaatatttgactttttattTGAACTAAATCTCTTTGTGAGTAGACGAGATCTTAGAGGTGTTCCTGTCCCGAGATGACGTGTCTAATCTAGTTTGTGTTGCTGCTTGTTAGAAAATGATAGATTGTTCGTTTCTCTTTTATTAGGCTGAAATTGTTGACAAGTTGCACGTTAGTTGTGTTTCTAGGGGCTCATTTGTTTCCCTGTTTTTaattacagtgtttgtgtttacaaGAAGACTCTAAAGAATGAAGGGTGTGAAAGTGGCTGAAGGTTAGAAAGATGGAATAGCTGGAGGGCGGGCGATGCTGACGGTGGGATGAAGATGGATTAATTTCAGTCATCGAGAACATGAAGGAGCCCCGCTGCGGTTAAAAGGATGTTTGAACGTTTTAAAGATGTTAGCAGGAGGAGTGAATTAGCAAACTATCagtattgtttttaaatatgtagGGACATTTCCATCAAAGGGAAGGGTGCCTTAGAGGGAATtatacattgtttgtttttttttgttttttttaaatgcatttaaatgcaccttcatttctttgtacTAGGGTAAAACCTCAGTGATGTCATTTCCTCTTACTTAGAGTTTCTTTGCACATATGActcattttctcctgttttcctcatgtgtttttatatttctatttCCTCATCTTTACCAAAGATAATCCTGctgcattttcagtgtttcaccTTTTTTGTAGTAAACAGACCGAGAAGTTATCATCACAGTGCTCTGCTGACGTAATTTGAAAGCGAGTATCATGATCAGAGGagtgtgtgctgtgttttattttgtttttgtttttgggtgtGATGATTTATCTGAAATCTTGCATGAACATTTGTCTTTATGAGAAACAATATTATTAGAATAAAACGTGTTACCGTCATCAAGCTTCTGTCATGCAAACACTTCTGCACTTCCAAATGCTGGACTGCATTTCTAATATACATTTCTGACTGAAGAAGACGAGGGGAAGCAGAGTCTTGTGAATGCAGTTTGCAGATGAGATACACCGAGTGTTCAGTAATAACTGAGACCTTTGGTGGGTGGATGATGAAACAATCTGACACTAataaaagttcagtttttgtttctaAATTTTGCGGCTCTGCTCTGAGGTTGGTCATTTACGAATGTGTTTTGACTTGTCTTTGAATGCCTCACAGATCAGTTTAAAAGTATTGTTGTGTGTAATCCATTTGTTCTGTGTAGCTGCTTTTATAATGGGAAAagtccatgtgtgcatgtaaacatgcagacaaaaccacacacacatgtttatgctgtatttttatttattactactTCTTTTCTCGGGTTTCTCTTCTGAAATTTGTCTTCTCACGTGGACCTGATCTGACCTACTTTGCCCTCACGAGGTGGAGCTACGACATCCTAAACAGGGGAATTTAACTGGCTTTGCATGATTATTATGAcc
This is a stretch of genomic DNA from Archocentrus centrarchus isolate MPI-CPG fArcCen1 chromosome 15, fArcCen1, whole genome shotgun sequence. It encodes these proteins:
- the ttl gene encoding tubulin--tyrosine ligase encodes the protein MDRGDNPDQSVCCSANPTAAQLARQLSYLHTNPFLLHTPPCSGIMNGPLYTFVSRDDNSTVYAEVSKILLSTGQWKRLKRDNPRFNLMLGERNRLPFGRLGHEPGLVQLVNYYRGADKLCRKASLVKLIKTSPELSDSNNWFPESYIIYPTNLNTPVAPATNGISHLKNNPKTDEREVFLASYHAKKESGEGTVWIAKSSAGAKGAGILISHDANELLEYIDNQGQVHVIQKYLEKPLLLEPGHRKFDIRSWVLVDHQYNIYLYREGVLRTSSEPYNSSDLQDMTSHLTNHCIQKEHSQNYGRYEEGNEMFFDEFRVYLLNTHGVTLETAILPQIKQIIKSCLTCIEPAISTKHLSYQSFQLFGFDFMVDANFKVWLIEINGAPACAQKLYPELCQGIVDVAISSVFTLSSGGDSSSAFSSPYSSSPSSSSLFTTNSCSSPKLRAPLHVGPFTRL